AGATGCACACCGGGCAGTTGTTCCTGCAACAAAATGCTCCATTAACCGTAATTGCTTAGACCAACTTATTCGACTCTTTCTCATGCAACCCTTTATAACACTTCTTGGCGTTATCTAGGACAGCCCCAGATTTAATTAAAAATCACTATAATAAACTTTTTGCAGAACAAAAATTTACTTTTCAAAATGATGGGGAAATTTGGGAAGTGAGCGTCGCTGAGGTAGATCCCAGATTGGATATTAAAGCAATTAATGACTCCAAATTATCTTATTTTTTTAATCATACATCAGATTGGTGTATTGTTGATTTTATTATGGAAAAAAG
The Alphaproteobacteria bacterium genome window above contains:
- a CDS encoding IS1595 family transposase, whose protein sequence is MRKSRISWSKQLRLMEHFVAGTTARCAS